The Microbacterium sp. SORGH_AS_0862 genome has a segment encoding these proteins:
- a CDS encoding FAD-dependent monooxygenase, whose product MAERLRIGIAGGSLGGLGAAALLTRAGHDVTVFERSASGLSGRGAGLVAQDELLALLDAAGRPDAARGTVTSERIVLDRAGRIVSRDPTPQTLLSWDVLYDALRSTLADAAYLTGMRVAGGGGGGGGGSPGGAYLDLGSRGRREFDVVVGADGLHSAVRGFVAPEQKTNAYSGYVTWRGLLPETALPSEAADVLAGRFAFFTGRGGHALGYLVPGPRGEIEPGLRRYNWVWYRTLTRDALSDVLAASGRRRDAASLAPGELPVGLRESLVDDAQRLLPPPFADAVAAEPHPFLQAIYDYVPPRMTAGRVALLGDAAVVVRPHTARGAAKAAADALALADLLAERGATEALRAYDATRLPVGRWIADYGRRLAAGLPL is encoded by the coding sequence ATGGCCGAGCGACTGCGGATCGGCATCGCGGGCGGATCGCTCGGCGGGCTCGGCGCGGCGGCGCTGCTCACACGGGCCGGGCACGACGTCACCGTCTTCGAGCGCTCGGCGAGCGGGCTCTCGGGCCGGGGTGCGGGGCTCGTCGCGCAGGATGAACTCCTCGCGCTCCTCGACGCGGCGGGACGCCCGGATGCGGCGCGCGGCACCGTGACCTCCGAACGCATCGTCCTCGATCGCGCGGGACGGATCGTCTCCCGCGACCCCACGCCGCAGACGCTGCTGTCGTGGGACGTGCTCTACGACGCCCTGCGCTCCACGCTCGCGGACGCGGCGTACCTCACGGGGATGCGCGTCGCGGGCGGGGGGGGGGGGGGGGGAGGGGGGTCGCCCGGCGGTGCATATCTCGATCTGGGCTCGAGAGGCCGACGCGAGTTCGATGTCGTGGTCGGGGCGGACGGGCTGCATTCGGCGGTGCGGGGATTCGTGGCGCCCGAGCAGAAGACGAACGCGTACAGCGGCTACGTCACCTGGCGCGGGCTCCTTCCGGAGACGGCGCTGCCGTCGGAGGCCGCCGACGTGTTGGCCGGACGGTTCGCGTTCTTCACGGGGCGCGGTGGACACGCTCTCGGCTACCTCGTGCCCGGGCCGCGCGGCGAGATCGAGCCGGGCCTGCGGCGCTACAACTGGGTCTGGTACCGCACCCTGACCCGCGATGCGTTGAGCGACGTCCTGGCCGCATCGGGAAGGCGCCGCGACGCGGCCTCGCTCGCACCGGGCGAGCTTCCGGTCGGTCTGCGCGAGAGCCTGGTGGATGACGCGCAGCGGCTGCTCCCGCCACCGTTCGCCGATGCGGTGGCTGCGGAGCCGCATCCCTTCCTGCAAGCCATCTACGACTACGTCCCGCCGCGGATGACCGCCGGCCGGGTCGCCCTGCTCGGCGATGCAGCCGTGGTCGTGCGACCGCACACTGCGAGGGGGGCGGCGAAGGCAGCGGCCGATGCGCTGGCACTGGCGGACCTGCTCGCCGAGCGGGGTGCCACTGAGGCGCTTCGTGCCTACGACGCGACGCGGCTCCCGGTGGGACGGTGGATCGCAGACTACGGGCGCAGGCTGGCGGCCGGCCTGCCGCTGTGA
- a CDS encoding HNH endonuclease signature motif containing protein, protein MSSDAPLFEEDPDASFARDVERAPVEPEDAVDRVVEVSAMLSVFAAEQVWAIAEMRTDAHAEAKRAGRHDRGIVERSLRLELAQAIGATEAAADRLIAHAVALVERYPETLAALSRAQITQRHAEALVDAVDRAEPWLREELAPLALELAVRLPIGVFRHAVRRLVDDARAATLAERQREALDTRRVAVDDDRDGMAWLTVYLPAVEARAIFDRLTRTAAALIAAEPAASESPESSVGDETNRQRTLDQARADVAADLLIDGEVPQHGAQARGIRATVAVTVPALTLLGASEVAAVVDGVGPIPLAKARELCGGADGWMRVLTHPETGLVLSVGRTQYRPPASLRRLARWRSARCSAPGCMVPANRCEIDHTIAWEHGGSTGADNLTPLCKGHHTVKHHGGWKVRQFADASTEWTSPTGRIYTVVPERRTPTFVPDASPPGDPPF, encoded by the coding sequence ATGTCCAGCGACGCGCCCCTCTTCGAAGAGGATCCCGACGCGTCGTTCGCGCGCGACGTCGAGAGGGCGCCTGTCGAGCCCGAAGACGCGGTCGATCGTGTCGTCGAGGTCTCCGCGATGCTGTCCGTCTTCGCCGCCGAGCAGGTGTGGGCGATCGCCGAGATGCGCACCGATGCGCACGCGGAGGCTAAGCGCGCCGGTCGGCACGATCGGGGCATCGTGGAGCGCTCGCTGCGCCTCGAGCTCGCGCAGGCGATCGGGGCCACCGAAGCAGCGGCCGACCGCCTCATCGCCCACGCCGTGGCGCTCGTCGAGCGGTACCCCGAGACCCTCGCCGCGCTGAGCCGTGCGCAGATCACCCAGCGACACGCCGAGGCTCTCGTCGACGCCGTCGATCGCGCCGAGCCATGGCTGCGCGAAGAGTTGGCCCCGCTCGCGCTCGAGCTCGCGGTGCGCCTGCCCATCGGTGTCTTCCGGCACGCCGTGCGCCGTCTCGTCGACGACGCCCGGGCCGCCACGCTGGCGGAGCGGCAGCGTGAGGCGCTCGACACACGCCGGGTCGCGGTCGACGACGACCGCGACGGAATGGCGTGGCTCACCGTGTATCTGCCGGCCGTCGAGGCGAGGGCGATCTTCGACCGCCTCACACGCACCGCCGCAGCCCTCATCGCCGCAGAGCCGGCCGCATCCGAAAGCCCGGAAAGCTCCGTGGGCGACGAGACGAACCGGCAGCGCACACTCGATCAGGCACGCGCAGACGTCGCAGCCGACCTCTTGATCGACGGCGAGGTGCCGCAGCACGGCGCGCAGGCGCGCGGCATCCGCGCGACCGTCGCGGTGACCGTGCCCGCGCTCACCCTCCTCGGCGCGAGCGAGGTCGCAGCCGTCGTCGACGGCGTCGGCCCCATCCCCCTCGCCAAGGCTCGCGAGCTGTGCGGCGGCGCCGACGGATGGATGCGTGTCCTCACACATCCCGAAACGGGTCTCGTCCTGTCGGTCGGGCGCACGCAGTACCGACCGCCGGCGAGCCTGCGACGGCTCGCACGGTGGCGCAGCGCCCGGTGCAGCGCTCCGGGGTGCATGGTTCCGGCGAACCGGTGCGAGATCGACCACACCATCGCCTGGGAGCACGGCGGTTCGACCGGCGCCGACAACCTCACCCCGCTGTGCAAGGGGCATCACACCGTCAAGCACCACGGCGGGTGGAAGGTGCGGCAGTTCGCGGATGCGTCCACCGAGTGGACGAGCCCGACGGGCCGCATCTACACCGTCGTCCCGGAGCGGCGCACACCCACGTTCGTTCCGGACGCGTCACCGCCGGGCGACCCGCCGTTCTGA
- a CDS encoding family 43 glycosylhydrolase encodes MTFTLPDHWVWDFWFARDGDTHHMYFLQAPTSLGDPDLRHRNATVGHATSTDLRTWTVHGTVLRPSGGAAPDATATWTGSVVRDAQIWRMFYTGSRFLDSAAHTNVETVLAASASEPGNWAKDASVVVAADPRWYETLDDGTWHEQAWRDPWVFADPAGDEWHMLVTARAAGHGDRDAGVIGHARSDDLSRWEVRPPLSVPGAGFAHLEVPQLVQIDGRWALIFSCDSAHLAGTRTGARGGIWAVALDDPLGPYPVDRAVLVASEKLYSGRITQDATGRDVMLAFENVGTDGVFVGALSDPLPVRWENDRLIVEESAA; translated from the coding sequence GTGACGTTCACGCTGCCCGACCACTGGGTCTGGGACTTCTGGTTCGCCCGCGACGGCGACACCCACCACATGTACTTCCTGCAGGCGCCGACCTCGCTCGGAGATCCCGATCTGCGCCACCGCAATGCGACGGTCGGTCACGCCACCTCCACCGACCTGCGGACGTGGACCGTCCACGGCACGGTGCTGCGGCCGTCGGGCGGGGCGGCGCCGGATGCGACGGCCACGTGGACGGGCAGCGTCGTCCGCGACGCGCAGATCTGGCGGATGTTCTACACGGGCTCGCGGTTCCTCGACTCCGCGGCGCACACGAACGTGGAGACGGTGCTGGCCGCATCCGCATCGGAGCCGGGCAACTGGGCGAAGGATGCGTCGGTCGTCGTCGCCGCAGACCCGCGGTGGTACGAGACGCTGGATGACGGCACTTGGCACGAACAGGCATGGCGCGATCCGTGGGTCTTCGCCGACCCCGCCGGAGACGAGTGGCACATGCTCGTCACCGCGCGCGCCGCGGGCCATGGCGACCGCGACGCCGGGGTGATCGGCCACGCCCGCTCGGACGACCTCTCGCGCTGGGAGGTGCGTCCGCCGCTCAGCGTCCCCGGTGCGGGTTTCGCGCACCTCGAAGTCCCTCAGCTGGTGCAGATCGACGGCCGATGGGCGCTCATCTTCTCGTGCGATTCCGCGCACCTCGCCGGGACGCGGACCGGTGCGCGGGGCGGGATCTGGGCGGTGGCCCTCGACGATCCGCTCGGGCCCTACCCCGTGGACCGGGCCGTGCTCGTCGCGAGCGAGAAGCTCTACAGCGGTCGCATCACGCAGGATGCGACCGGGCGCGATGTGATGCTCGCGTTCGAGAACGTCGGCACGGACGGCGTCTTCGTGGGCGCGCTGTCGGATCCGCTTCCGGTGCGCTGGGAGAACGACCGTCTCATCGTCGAGGAGAGCGCAGCATGA
- a CDS encoding carbohydrate ABC transporter permease yields the protein MTDPAVAAVAAPRPDGTAAATTAPPRRAAAKAAARRGTLAGWLLLVPALAAYVSFVVWPLIQGVQYSFYDWNGIGVARWVGVDNYLTVFTDPDLLGAIRNAFVLIAFFTIIPVGAGLVLATLIRGLRSKAFAASAQTVLFLPQIIPLAAAGIAWSWMYAQTGAVNQILGWLGLGWITRPWLADYGTALPAVGLIGSWVLTGLCTVLLLTGLGKIDVSLYEAVRLDGAGWWREFFTITLPGLRQEIAVLVTVTVIAALSSFDIIYTSTQGGPGRATLVPGLSIFRIGFTQSDVGLASAFGIVLMVLVLVVVLPIQRLSRASDS from the coding sequence ATGACCGACCCTGCGGTCGCCGCTGTTGCGGCACCCCGACCCGACGGCACCGCCGCGGCGACGACCGCACCCCCGCGCCGGGCCGCCGCCAAGGCGGCCGCCCGGCGCGGGACGCTCGCGGGTTGGCTGCTGCTCGTGCCGGCGCTCGCGGCCTACGTGTCGTTCGTCGTCTGGCCCCTCATCCAGGGGGTGCAGTACTCCTTCTACGACTGGAACGGCATCGGCGTCGCCCGTTGGGTGGGGGTGGACAACTACCTCACCGTCTTCACCGACCCCGACCTGCTCGGCGCGATCCGCAACGCCTTCGTGCTGATCGCGTTCTTCACGATCATCCCCGTGGGCGCGGGTCTCGTGCTCGCGACCCTCATCCGGGGACTGCGCTCGAAGGCGTTCGCCGCCTCGGCGCAGACGGTGCTCTTCCTGCCGCAGATCATCCCGCTGGCTGCAGCGGGTATCGCCTGGTCCTGGATGTACGCGCAGACCGGCGCGGTCAACCAGATCCTGGGATGGCTGGGCCTCGGGTGGATCACCCGCCCCTGGCTCGCTGACTACGGCACGGCACTTCCCGCTGTCGGTCTGATCGGATCGTGGGTGCTGACGGGGCTGTGCACCGTGCTGCTGCTCACCGGCCTCGGCAAGATCGACGTCTCGCTCTACGAGGCGGTTCGGCTCGACGGGGCCGGGTGGTGGCGCGAGTTCTTCACCATCACCCTCCCCGGGCTGCGCCAGGAGATCGCCGTCCTCGTGACCGTCACCGTCATCGCCGCGCTGTCCAGCTTCGACATCATCTACACCTCGACGCAGGGCGGCCCGGGCCGGGCCACTCTCGTGCCGGGCCTGTCCATCTTCCGCATCGGGTTCACCCAGAGCGACGTCGGCCTCGCATCCGCCTTCGGCATCGTGCTGATGGTGCTGGTGCTCGTCGTCGTCCTGCCCATCCAACGACTCTCGAGAGCGAGCGACTCGTGA
- a CDS encoding helix-turn-helix transcriptional regulator: MPHDRAGLAEFLRHRREALKPEDVGLPRGPRRRTGGLRREEVAALAFMSTDYYSRIEQERGPQPSEQMIAAIAQGLHLSLDERDHLFRLSGHPAPARGVSTEHISPGMLRIFDRLTDTPAEIVTELGETLRQTPLGVALVGDLVSRTGPSRSIGYRWFADPHGRDRYAPADHARLSRLFASGLRELVGKHGPSSRAAAMAEALRGESEEFRVLWDAQIVGERPTELKRFVHPEVGELDLTCQTLLDPESGHSLLVYTAVPGSPSAERLQLLSVIGTSLTSSVVE; the protein is encoded by the coding sequence ATGCCCCACGACCGCGCCGGCCTCGCCGAGTTCCTCCGGCACCGCCGCGAGGCGCTGAAGCCCGAGGATGTCGGCCTGCCCCGCGGTCCGCGGCGCCGCACCGGCGGCCTTCGCCGCGAGGAGGTCGCCGCGCTCGCGTTCATGTCGACCGACTACTACTCGCGCATCGAGCAGGAGCGCGGGCCGCAGCCGTCGGAGCAGATGATCGCCGCGATCGCCCAGGGTCTGCACCTGTCCCTCGACGAGCGGGACCACCTGTTCCGGCTGTCGGGGCACCCGGCGCCCGCGCGGGGTGTTTCCACGGAGCACATCAGCCCGGGCATGCTGCGCATCTTCGACCGTCTCACCGACACCCCCGCAGAGATCGTCACCGAGCTCGGTGAGACGCTGCGGCAGACGCCGCTCGGCGTCGCGCTCGTCGGCGACCTCGTCTCGCGCACCGGTCCGTCGCGCAGCATCGGTTACCGCTGGTTCGCGGACCCGCACGGCCGCGATCGCTACGCCCCGGCCGACCACGCCCGGCTGTCGCGGCTCTTCGCCTCTGGTCTGCGCGAACTGGTCGGCAAGCACGGCCCGTCGTCACGCGCGGCCGCCATGGCGGAGGCGCTACGAGGGGAGAGCGAGGAGTTCCGGGTGCTGTGGGACGCGCAGATCGTCGGCGAGCGTCCGACAGAGCTCAAGCGCTTCGTGCATCCCGAGGTCGGAGAGCTCGACCTGACGTGTCAGACCCTCCTCGACCCCGAGAGCGGCCACTCGTTGTTGGTGTACACCGCCGTCCCCGGTTCCCCGTCGGCCGAGCGTCTGCAACTCCTCTCGGTGATCGGCACGTCCCTCACCTCCTCCGTGGTTGAGTAG
- a CDS encoding DUF5996 family protein: MLETRLPYNAWQPTKETVHRFVQLVGKLRLARSVRRNHWWNVPFHLTGSGITTRPMGADPTFAVDFDFIDHRLKVVTSDGVRTSFSLPGLSVADFHAHVVRALEGAGVDAAPIVDATPFDLPDATRPFRDDTEHDAYDPASVTAYWRLLSDAGLVLEEFCGRFSGKTSPVHHFWHTLDIAATRFSDTVVPHTDQADSVTREAYSREVVSSGFWFGDARVPEPAFYSYTSPEPAGIAQRPLPEGALWLDRGTSHLAVYPLACAQETGDPRTAALDFFESAYRAGAELAGWDIARYACIDGVTDPLRADVRG, from the coding sequence ATGCTCGAGACGCGTCTGCCCTACAATGCCTGGCAGCCCACGAAGGAGACTGTGCACCGGTTCGTGCAGCTGGTCGGCAAACTGCGGCTCGCGCGCAGCGTGCGGCGCAACCACTGGTGGAACGTGCCGTTCCACCTCACCGGCTCCGGGATCACAACGCGTCCGATGGGTGCGGACCCGACCTTCGCGGTCGACTTCGACTTCATCGATCACCGCCTGAAAGTGGTCACGAGCGACGGCGTCCGCACGTCGTTCTCGTTGCCGGGACTCTCCGTCGCGGACTTCCACGCGCACGTCGTCCGCGCCCTCGAGGGTGCCGGCGTCGACGCCGCGCCGATCGTCGACGCGACGCCGTTCGACCTGCCCGACGCGACCCGCCCGTTCCGCGACGACACCGAGCACGACGCGTACGACCCCGCATCCGTCACGGCCTACTGGCGACTGCTCTCGGATGCCGGACTCGTGCTCGAAGAGTTCTGCGGCCGTTTCAGCGGCAAGACGAGTCCCGTGCATCACTTCTGGCACACGCTCGACATCGCCGCGACGCGCTTCTCCGACACGGTCGTGCCGCACACCGATCAGGCCGACAGCGTCACTCGTGAGGCCTATTCCCGGGAGGTCGTCTCGTCGGGGTTCTGGTTCGGAGACGCGAGAGTGCCGGAGCCCGCGTTCTACTCCTACACGTCGCCGGAGCCGGCGGGCATCGCGCAGCGCCCGCTCCCCGAGGGGGCGCTCTGGCTGGATCGAGGCACCTCCCATCTCGCCGTCTACCCGCTCGCGTGCGCCCAGGAGACGGGTGACCCGCGCACGGCGGCGCTCGACTTCTTCGAGTCCGCGTATCGAGCCGGGGCGGAGCTCGCCGGATGGGACATCGCGCGCTACGCCTGCATCGACGGCGTGACCGACCCGCTGCGCGCCGACGTCCGCGGCTGA
- a CDS encoding carbohydrate ABC transporter permease — MIASRTERVLGYLLLSVAVIVTMLPLVSMFSAALQPADRNPTGLTWPTDPQWGNFATAFETGHVWQLMGSSMLIVLGVVPASLIAATLAGFALGSLQVRFGRGVLVFFILGLTIPFEALIIPLYYQAQSLGTVNTPWAVIFPLIGLYMPFGVFWMRAHFINVPRELSEAARVDGASLWREFRSIQLPLAMPALSALAILLFIWTWNQFLLPVVLIADPLQRTVAGALTFFQGQYSLSIPLLNAGALIIITPAVVLFLIFQRQFIRALVQGAVKG, encoded by the coding sequence GTGATCGCCAGCCGCACCGAGCGTGTGCTCGGTTACCTCCTGCTCAGCGTGGCGGTGATCGTCACCATGCTGCCGCTGGTCAGCATGTTCTCGGCCGCCCTGCAGCCCGCCGACCGCAACCCGACCGGACTCACCTGGCCGACCGACCCGCAGTGGGGCAACTTCGCCACCGCGTTCGAGACGGGCCACGTCTGGCAGCTGATGGGCTCCAGCATGCTCATCGTTCTCGGCGTCGTGCCGGCGAGTCTCATCGCGGCCACCCTCGCCGGGTTCGCGCTCGGATCGCTCCAGGTGCGTTTCGGGCGGGGCGTGCTGGTGTTCTTCATCCTGGGCCTGACGATCCCGTTCGAGGCCCTCATCATCCCGCTCTACTACCAGGCGCAGTCGCTCGGCACCGTGAACACCCCGTGGGCGGTGATCTTCCCGCTCATCGGGCTGTACATGCCGTTCGGTGTGTTCTGGATGCGCGCCCACTTCATCAACGTGCCCAGGGAGCTCTCCGAGGCGGCCCGCGTGGACGGGGCGTCGCTCTGGCGTGAGTTCCGCAGCATCCAGCTCCCGCTCGCGATGCCCGCGCTCTCCGCTCTGGCGATCCTGCTTTTCATCTGGACGTGGAACCAGTTCCTGCTTCCGGTCGTGCTCATCGCCGACCCGCTGCAGCGGACGGTCGCGGGTGCGCTGACCTTCTTCCAGGGGCAGTACTCGCTCAGCATCCCGCTGCTGAATGCGGGGGCGTTGATCATCATCACGCCCGCGGTCGTGCTCTTCCTCATCTTCCAGCGGCAGTTCATCCGTGCGCTCGTGCAAGGCGCCGTCAAGGGCTGA
- a CDS encoding serine hydrolase domain-containing protein produces MIEINGHIAPGFEAVGDAFAAAFEGLPRMGGALAIRVDGRSVIDLWAGSADARTDRPWERETPSVIFSCSKGLMSILVARLAASGRVDLDGPLAALWPEFGQHGKDAVTVGDALAHRAGVPALSVDLTTEDVLDFDRVAALLAAQEPLWTPGEAWAYHALTHGWISGEIVRRASGLAPAAAFREMADLLGADAWLGLPPERAGSAAHLFVGASLQGLVAQQAARRAPGAVDWGDRAMTLGGALPPTLVGEAAGFNTPAVQAAVIPGAGVVATARAVAAMWSATVSETDGVRLLDDDTVIAATRERTAGPPFFDAPAPWPRWGAGFQLDSEARRYLGPSSFGHDGAGGQVAFADLDSRVGFSFVTNWMEAVDDHRATRIVDALREVVASSPRAGSDRRRRA; encoded by the coding sequence ATGATCGAGATCAACGGCCACATCGCCCCCGGCTTCGAGGCGGTCGGCGACGCCTTCGCGGCGGCGTTCGAGGGGCTTCCGCGGATGGGGGGAGCTCTGGCGATCCGCGTCGACGGCCGAAGCGTCATCGATCTCTGGGCCGGTTCCGCGGACGCGCGCACCGACCGTCCGTGGGAGCGCGAGACCCCGTCGGTGATCTTCTCCTGCTCCAAGGGTCTGATGTCGATCCTCGTCGCCCGGCTCGCCGCATCCGGGCGGGTCGATCTGGACGGCCCCCTGGCCGCACTGTGGCCGGAGTTCGGCCAGCACGGCAAGGATGCGGTGACGGTCGGCGACGCGCTGGCGCACCGCGCGGGGGTGCCGGCGCTGAGCGTCGATCTGACGACCGAGGACGTGCTCGACTTCGACCGTGTCGCCGCGCTGCTCGCGGCGCAGGAACCCCTCTGGACACCGGGGGAGGCGTGGGCGTACCACGCGCTCACGCACGGCTGGATCTCGGGCGAGATCGTGCGTCGGGCGAGCGGGCTCGCCCCGGCCGCGGCGTTCCGCGAGATGGCCGATCTGCTCGGTGCGGACGCGTGGCTCGGGTTGCCGCCCGAGCGCGCCGGCTCGGCCGCGCACCTGTTCGTCGGTGCCTCCCTCCAAGGCCTCGTGGCACAGCAGGCTGCTCGGCGCGCACCCGGAGCGGTCGACTGGGGCGATCGTGCCATGACCCTCGGCGGCGCTCTGCCGCCGACTCTCGTGGGCGAGGCGGCGGGCTTCAACACGCCGGCGGTGCAGGCCGCCGTCATCCCCGGGGCCGGGGTCGTCGCCACGGCGCGCGCCGTCGCAGCGATGTGGTCGGCGACCGTGTCCGAGACCGACGGGGTGCGGCTGCTCGACGACGACACCGTCATCGCGGCCACGCGCGAGCGCACGGCGGGACCGCCGTTCTTCGACGCGCCGGCGCCGTGGCCGCGCTGGGGCGCCGGGTTCCAGCTCGACTCCGAGGCGCGGCGGTACCTCGGACCGTCGAGCTTCGGCCACGACGGCGCGGGCGGGCAGGTCGCGTTCGCCGATCTCGACAGCAGGGTCGGCTTCTCGTTCGTCACGAACTGGATGGAGGCCGTCGACGATCACCGGGCGACGCGGATCGTGGACGCGCTCCGCGAGGTCGTGGCCTCGTCCCCGAGGGCCGGCTCCGACAGGCGCCGGCGGGCCTAG
- a CDS encoding SDR family oxidoreductase, protein MPRQITLDIPNLTGKRALLTGGSDGMGLRIATRLAAAGAELILPVRNRTKGEAAVAAIRDAAPNATITLHDLDLSSLASVAGLAETLTAAGAPIHVLINNAGVMTPPDRQTTADGFELQWGTNHLGHVALTARLLPLLRAGKARITSQLSIAAASGKINWDDLNAERSYDGMRAYRQSKIAFGLWALELQKRSVAAGWGITSNISHPGVAPTNLLAARPEIGRAEALSGRRGIERMTRLGLTGTVESAGLPALMAATMGEPGRFYGPTGFGRVGGKPGEQSLYKPLRNAEEGVRVFDTSADLVGVSFSLVD, encoded by the coding sequence ATGCCTCGACAGATCACTCTCGACATCCCGAACCTCACCGGAAAGCGCGCCCTCCTCACGGGCGGCAGCGACGGCATGGGTCTGCGCATCGCCACCCGCCTCGCCGCAGCCGGCGCTGAACTGATCCTCCCGGTACGCAACCGCACGAAGGGCGAGGCGGCGGTCGCCGCCATCCGCGACGCCGCCCCGAACGCGACCATCACCCTGCACGACCTCGACCTCTCGTCGCTCGCGTCGGTCGCCGGGCTCGCCGAGACCCTGACCGCGGCGGGCGCCCCGATCCACGTGCTCATCAACAACGCGGGCGTCATGACACCGCCCGACCGGCAGACCACGGCCGACGGCTTCGAACTGCAGTGGGGCACCAACCACCTCGGTCACGTCGCCCTGACCGCCCGGCTGCTGCCGCTGCTGAGGGCGGGCAAAGCCCGGATCACCTCGCAGCTGAGCATCGCCGCGGCGAGCGGGAAGATCAATTGGGACGACCTCAACGCAGAGCGCTCGTACGACGGGATGAGGGCCTACCGCCAGTCGAAGATCGCCTTCGGACTCTGGGCGCTGGAGCTGCAGAAGCGCAGCGTCGCGGCCGGCTGGGGTATCACGAGCAACATCTCGCACCCGGGCGTCGCCCCGACGAATCTGCTCGCCGCCCGTCCCGAGATCGGGCGGGCCGAGGCCCTGTCCGGCCGGCGCGGCATCGAACGGATGACGCGGCTCGGGCTGACGGGCACGGTCGAGTCCGCGGGGTTGCCGGCGCTGATGGCGGCGACCATGGGCGAGCCGGGGAGGTTCTACGGCCCGACCGGGTTCGGCCGCGTCGGCGGCAAGCCCGGTGAGCAGTCGCTCTACAAGCCGCTGCGCAACGCCGAGGAAGGGGTGCGGGTGTTCGACACCTCCGCAGACCTCGTCGGGGTCTCCTTCTCGCTGGTCGACTAG
- a CDS encoding D-alanyl-D-alanine carboxypeptidase family protein, translating into MTTHDDPTDQLVPFADLLDAGADDPPPVDPRVRRRRRWIVATVLLILVALPLAAGGGYTIWALNAPLPAPAMTAEKPSVSAPGAAGIAMPTEGASALSVSGADAYLGAGAGGIWTSSGGDEARPLASISKLITALVVLDASPLGGPDDPGPTITFSKADHDLYDEYYVQGATILAMPTGSSMSLRDALTAMLLPSASNYADAVSTWAFGSRSGFVGAARTWLDAHGMTGTTIVEPTGISARNTATPADLITLGKLAASEPTIAAIAAMPSASLGDLGTVSNTNNLLGVDGITGLKTGNLGPDNYNLLYTSTLDVGIGEPLHVTGVVLGVYSRSTVDSVVRAQLKSIRDGFHAVQLAEEGQQIGSLSTRWGSRAALVVASAPSILTWSDTAITVDMDVSEPTTYTDGEVVGTLTWTAGPNTTTADVVVSGVIEPPTEWWRLTHPGQLGGDEGVSAQ; encoded by the coding sequence ATGACGACGCACGACGACCCGACCGATCAACTGGTCCCGTTCGCCGACCTGCTCGACGCCGGTGCGGACGACCCGCCGCCCGTCGATCCCCGGGTGCGCCGACGGCGGCGCTGGATCGTGGCGACCGTGCTGCTGATCCTCGTGGCACTCCCTCTCGCGGCGGGCGGCGGCTACACGATCTGGGCACTGAACGCGCCCCTGCCCGCTCCGGCGATGACGGCCGAGAAGCCGTCGGTGTCCGCACCCGGAGCGGCCGGCATCGCGATGCCGACGGAGGGCGCGTCGGCGCTGAGCGTGTCTGGCGCAGACGCCTACCTCGGCGCGGGCGCCGGCGGCATCTGGACCTCGAGCGGCGGCGATGAGGCGCGCCCGCTGGCGAGCATCAGCAAGCTCATCACGGCGCTCGTCGTGCTCGACGCATCACCGCTCGGCGGGCCGGACGACCCCGGGCCCACGATCACGTTCTCGAAGGCCGACCACGACCTGTACGACGAGTACTACGTGCAGGGAGCGACGATCCTCGCCATGCCGACCGGCAGTTCGATGTCGCTGCGCGACGCGCTGACGGCGATGCTGCTTCCCTCCGCGAGCAACTACGCGGACGCCGTCTCCACCTGGGCGTTCGGCTCGCGGAGCGGATTCGTCGGAGCAGCACGCACCTGGCTCGATGCGCACGGGATGACCGGCACCACGATCGTGGAGCCCACCGGGATCAGTGCGCGCAACACCGCCACGCCCGCTGACCTCATCACCCTCGGCAAGCTGGCCGCATCCGAGCCGACCATCGCCGCGATCGCCGCGATGCCGTCGGCGTCGCTGGGCGATCTCGGCACAGTGAGCAACACGAACAACCTCTTGGGCGTCGACGGGATCACCGGCCTCAAGACCGGGAACCTCGGACCCGACAACTACAACCTGCTGTACACCTCGACGCTGGATGTGGGAATCGGCGAGCCGTTGCACGTCACCGGCGTCGTGCTCGGGGTGTACTCCCGCAGCACGGTGGACAGCGTCGTGCGTGCGCAGCTGAAGAGCATCCGTGACGGGTTCCACGCGGTGCAGCTCGCCGAGGAGGGGCAGCAGATCGGCTCCCTCTCGACCCGCTGGGGTTCACGTGCGGCCCTGGTCGTCGCCTCGGCCCCCAGCATCCTGACCTGGTCGGACACCGCGATCACGGTCGACATGGACGTCTCGGAGCCCACGACGTACACCGACGGCGAGGTCGTCGGCACCCTCACCTGGACCGCGGGGCCGAACACCACGACGGCCGACGTCGTCGTGTCGGGCGTCATCGAGCCGCCCACAGAGTGGTGGCGGCTCACGCATCCCGGCCAGCTCGGCGGCGACGAGGGCGTTTCTGCCCAATGA